The genomic DNA TTTCGTTCACAAAATCAATGTGAAAACCTAAATCCTTTAACATTTCATGGTCTTTTGTACTTTCTTGGCCAGCTGTTGTTAAATAGTCTCCGACGAAAATAGAGTTTGCGGCATAAAGACCTAACGGTTGTAATGAACGAAGATTCACTTCTCTTCCCCCGGAAATTCTAATTTCTTTTGTTGGATTGACAAAACGGAATAATGCTAAAACTTTTAAGCAATAGCGTGGATTTAATTCATTTGTCCCTTCAAGAGGTGTGCCGCTAATAGCATGCAGGAAATTAACAGGAATAGAATCTGCATCGAGCTCTCTTAAGCTAAACGCCATATCTACGACGTCTTCTTTTGTTTCCTTCATTCCGATTATGACACCAGAACAAGGAGAAATTCCTACTTTCTTCACCTTCTCAACGGTTTGAACACGATCATCATACGTATGAGTGGTCGTAATATTTTCATGATGATTTTTCGATGTGTTCAAATTATGATTATAACGATCAACACCAGCTTCTTTTAATCGTTCAGCTTGACCTGGTTTTAAGATCCCGAGACAAGCACATATTTTTAACCCATATTGTGCCTTTATATCTTTTACCGCATCAATTACATGATCGATTTCTTTGTCACTCGGCCCTCTTCCGCTAGCCACAATACAATAAGTCCCTACATTTAAGTCATATGCTTGTTTCGCACCTTTGACAATACTCTCTTTATCAAGCATTTTATATTTTTGAATAGGTGCTGTCGAAACAGCTGATTGTGAACAGTAGCCACAATCTTCTGGACATAATCCCGATTTTGTATTCATAATCATATTTAACTTTACATCATTGCCGTAATAATGCTTTCTAATTTGGTAGGCTCCTTGAAGTAAAAGCAACAATTCATCATCTGGCGTATGTAAAATTTCTAACGCCTCATCCCTTGAAATAATATAACCATTAATGACCTGATCAGCCAACTGTAGCCACTTTACTCCCACGAGATTCACTCCCCAATTGTTGTTTATACATTAATGGTAAAAAGAGGAGTGAAATATGTCAACAATTATTTAAAATAAGTTTACATTAACAATAAGGGGTCTGCACCCACAATAGTTGGGTAGACCCCTTTTGTGATCTTAATATTTAATATAGGCAGAACCGACAATGATTAACAAGATAAACAGAACGACAATTAAAACAAAGCTGCTTCCTCCATAATATGGATAACCATACCCGCATGGGGCACCGTAGTATGGCATATTTGGTTGCTGGTAGTAATACGGACTTTCGTGATGACTGTAGTTCATCATTTTCCACTCCTCACTTTAAGTGTTATTACAGTTTTACTTTATGTTTAGGCATGCTTGTATCGTATGTGTATCCGCCTATTCATTTAGAAAAATCACGAAAGTCTTTACATATGTTTTGGCATAAACGTTAGAAATATTGTTTTTTCCAAAATATAAAAGCTGTTATACTTGAAAGTAAGACCGATATACTAAACGGAATCAAAGATGCATGCTGCTCGTGTTGAAAAGGCAGTGGTACGTTCATCCCATAAAAACTGGCAACAAGTGTAGGAATGGAAAGAACAATCGTAATGGCGGTCAAAAATTTCATGACGATATTAACATTATTGGATATGACTGAAGCAAAAGCATCCATCATCCCGCTTAAAATACTGCTATAGACTTCTGTCATTTCAATAGCCTGTTTATTTTCAATAATACAATCTTGTAGCAAATCTTGATCATCTTCATACATTTTTAAATAATTGAGCCTAAGCAATCTTTCCATGACGATATTATTTGCCTTCAAGGAAGTCGTAAAATAAACTAAACTTTTTTCTAAACTTAACAAGGAAAAAAGCTCCTTGTTTTTCATCGATTGATGAAGTTCTTTTTCAATTTCGCTCGTTTTCCGATTAATCTGTTTTAAATATCGTAAATAATATGTGGATATTAAATATAATAACTGAAATGCAAATCTCGTTTTCATATACGTATAAAATCCTTTAACTTTATTTCGAGCAAATTGCTCAAAAATAGGATTTTGTTGTAGACAAACGGTAATAAAGCATGTTTCCGTTATGATCATTCCAATCGGAATCGTATCATAAATGGTAGCACCTACATCATCCGTTGATACAATTGGAATGTCAACAATAATTAATACGTGATGATCCTCTTTTTCTATACGAGAACGCTCTTCATCATCAAGAGCATCTTTAATAAAATCAATAGGAATTTGCAACTGATTGGAAACAAATTGAATTTCTTTTTCTGTTGGTGAAACTAAATTAATCCAACATCCATTTTGAATCTCCTCAATTTCTTCTAGTTCTCCATTCATTTTGGAAATATAAATATTTAACATGTAGCATAACCTCCTGCTTGAGGCAGCTATCCTTCCCAAGAGCTCAAATCGGTTACGAACAGCAGCCTTGGAAAGGAATACGATCTGCCTTTTTTCCTTCGTATCGACTCTGGATCGATCGTACTACCGCTATTCATAAACGATTTTCACTCTCCTTTTCTATCTTTTCCCTGATCTATCATACTAATAATAAAACTAATTGTATAGAGATTTATCGTTTTTTTCTCCGTTCAATAAAATTTTTCATCTGATTTTCCGTAATGCCTTCCCCTCCAAGAAAAGTTTTGATAGTAGTTGATTCAAAATGGAAACAGAGCAATTATAAATTAAACGGTTGTAATAAAGTGTGAACTTATGATTTTCGAATCACCGCTCGAAGAAAAGCTATGAAACCATTTACTAACAACCGTAATATATTGAACAAAATGCACAAATAAAAAATCACAAAATCTTCCCTATTTATGCTGGCACAGCAGATGAAGTTTTCGTTCATCGAAATCTAAAGTTTGATTCAGATACAGCCTATTCATTATTTGCGATCGGATTTTCAAACGGGACACCATCATTAGAACTTCTCCTATCTCAAGATGGATAGTCCGGACTTATTTGGTAGAAAAGAGAGAGGTCACTCATCTTAAATCATATATACTAAACAATGACACGAAAAAAACCACTTCTATGACAGAAGTGGTTATCTTTTCTGCTTTTTTTGGTCTCTTAAGTGAAGTGAATAGACCCCGATACTTAAAAACAATGCACAGTATCCTATATTCATATATATTTCATCTAAATCATACGCTAGATCTCCACCGAGATATATTTTATAAGCAATTCCAGCAAAGTAAATAGCAATTAAAAATGTAATGATGCTTGCTGTAATGAAAATTTTATTCATCTATATATCCCCCTTCTTTTCTTTCATTTTCATCAAAAGGAGCCTATTGTATTATCTTCTTATAAATAGAAAAAAAATAACCATCCTAAAAGTTAATTTTCTCTTATTATAAGATACACGTCAAGGAAGAATTCAATCATTTTTTATATATACAAATGGACAGTTTCTCCGCGCTTATAAAATTCGCTATAATAGTGTACGGAAGGAGAGGAGTATTTAACATGACACTACCGAAACCATTTATAACAAAAATGGCATCATTACTTCAATCCGAATCGGAGAGTTTTTTCAAAGCCTTAAAAGAACCGAAAGTAAGTGGACTTCGAATTCATCCACTCAAAATTTCCAAGGAGTCCTTTATAAACAATTCTCCATTTGACCTTTCACCCATTTTGTTTTATGAACATGGATTTTATTACAATGCAAAGAAGGATGAACCTGGTAAACACCCGTATCATTATGCCGGTGTTTATTACATACAAGAGCCTAGTGCAATGGTACCTGTGAAAATTTTGCAACCTCAGCCTGGCCAGCTCGTGTTAGATTTATGCGCAGCACCAGGTGGAAAGTCTACACAGCTGGCATTAATGATGAAAAACGAAGGGCTATTAGTAAGTAATGAAATCCATCCAAAACGAGCGAAAATTTTAGCTGAAAATATCGAACGTCTAGGCGTTCGAAATTGTGTTGTAACGAATGAAACACCCGAGAGGCTCGCTGATCATTTCCCACAATTTTTCGATAAAATATTAGTTGATGCCCCATGTTCGGGCGAAGGAATGTTTCGCAAAGACGAAGAAGCGATAAAATATTGGAGCGAAGAGCATGTCCTACGATGCGCTCGTACTCAAAAGGAGATTTTAAAAAGTGCTTACAAAATGTTAAGGCCAGGTGGTGAGCTCGTTTACTCCACTTGCACTTTTTCACCAGAAGAAAACGAGCAAGTCATCGAATGGTTTGTAGAAAATTTCCCAAATATGTCCCTCATGGAAGTTCCAAAAGACGCTGGCATGGAAGTTGGCCGCGTCGATTGGACTCTTAATCAAAGAAAAGAAATGAAAAAGTGTATACGATTGTGGCCACATAAAATAAAAGGTGAAGGACATTTTGTCGCAAAGCTGAAAAAAGAGAATGATGAAGAAATAAAGATTTCTAATATAAAATATGAAAAAAATATCGTGAAACAACGTGATTTAACGGATTTTCTTTCTTTTGAAAAACAGGTCTTAACAAAGCCGCTAAGAGGTACTTTTTCGATTCAAAAACAACAGCTTTTTCTATTACCTGAACATTCACCTGATTTTGGATCATTAAAAGTCATTCGAAAAGGACTTCATCTTGGCCAATTTAAAAAGAATCGCTTTGAACCAAGTCACCATCTCGCTCTATCGTTATCTGCCTCCGATGTCAAACACGTTTATGAGATGTCTTCAACAGAACAGGAATGGAAAAAGTATATTCGTGGGGAAACAATGGCAACAGGAAAAGATCGGGGTTGGGTTTTATTAACGGTCGATCAATTTCCAATTGGATGGGGGAAAGAGACAAAAGGAATTTTAAAAAACTTTTATCCAAAAGGATTACGAATTCATTTTTAATGCATGTTCGGATGCAAGACAATGAAGAATATTTCGCCTCCTAAATTTTCTGAAAAAAGGCTGCCCAAAAGCCAATGGAAGAAACGCCATGACAATAAAAATGTACATTCGATTAGATGAGCCATCTATTGTGTCATTGGCTTTCGGCTATATAGGCAGCTTTGATTTTCCTCAAAAAGCCAACAAAGAGGGTTCAAATTATAACGTCTATTTTAAAAAATGATACGGAACATAAAGCTTTGCAGAAATCTGATCTTGTTTCAGATCAATGTTTCCGGCTAAAATTTTATAATTATTTTGCAATGTTATGTCTGTTAAATGCACAATTACTTTTCCGTCAGCGGAATCAATTGTTACTGCTTCCGGCAGTTCATAATGCTTTTCGACATATTTTAGAACATAGGATATGGGAAGAGATAGCTTTCCAACAGACATGTTATGAACAGATAAAACAACATTTCCATCAGCTGTTACTTCTGGTATAAACGATATCGTTAGCTGCAATTCGCGACCAAATGCCTTTAATGATCCATATAGCTTAACATCCTCTTCAATAGAAATCTGATAAGCTAATGGTTGCTCCTTTGCTTCTTTTTGTAAATATTCGTTTACGAGATTCGTAACCGTTTGTTTATCTGCCATTACTTGAATAACAGCATAATCATTCTCGTTTATTGTCATCGGTTTTATTTTTTTTGTTTCTTTCGGAATATTCATTAAACTCACAACAAACAAGAAAGCAATGATATTGACTGAAAGCAATAGGATAAATGATACCTTCCATTTATTCATGCTTGATCTTCCTATCTCGTATAATTGCTTCATACACCCTCTCGGCTATGTAAGTATATGCCTTTTCATTTGGATGAAATTCATCATCTGATAAAAGACGTTCTCCATCTTGAGTAAAAATATCTACAATCGATACATAAGTTGCTTTTGAATCTTTTGCAACCAATTCAGCGGACGTTTCATTCCATTCTTGAACAATGACATCGATTTCAGGAACATCTGGTAAAGTCAATTGAAAAGGATTATATAACCCAATATAATATAAATTCGCATGTTTATTGTACGATCGTATAACATGGAATATATCTTTTAAACGTTCTTGATAATTTTCCCTTTCTTTCCGAAACGGTTCATAGGTTAATGAAAATATATTGCTCTTCATCACTTTCATTAAATCATTGGCACCTATCGTCAATACAATAATATCAGCATCAGCCAGTTCTTTCTTCACATCATCCTTATTTAGCATATTTAATAAGTTCGTCGTTTTATATCCTTTTACACCAAAGTTTACGGTTTCAACTTCTTTTATATATTCATTTTGCTCCAATAATTCTTGAACCCTGCCAACGTAGCCATTTTTCCCTTCTTTATCTCCAATTCCTTCTGTTAGAGAATCACCAATTGCCACCATTTTTAGTTTTTTTTGTACCGCAACATAAACACGGTCTTTCTCTTTTAAACTGCTCGTTTTATCTGATAATAAATTTACTTTTAGAGCAGAACAACCAAATAAAATCAAAAAAATAAAAGGAAAAAAAATCCACTTTTTGTTCATGGTTGGTCACCTGCCAATACATATGGAGGGGATTTTATTATATCATATTCTCGGTATGCTTATCATTAAAACCATTTTCATATTCGGCTGTAGATAGGAAGCAAAAGCTGCATTTATCCTTGTAAAACTGCAAAAAAAGGACTTGCCAAAAAGCAAAAGCCCTTTACTGAATCGTTTTGATATCTTCAATTATTTCGTCATAAGGAGGATTTTCCACACCATTATAGCTTTTTAACACAATTCCGTTTTGATCAACTAAATAAAAATTAGTTCCGTGAATTACTTGATCGTTTTCCTTCGGTTTTTGTACGATCGCTTTAAAACTT from Bacillus alveayuensis includes the following:
- a CDS encoding lysophospholipase L1-like esterase (product_source=COG2755; cath_funfam=3.40.50.1110; cog=COG2755; pfam=PF13472; superfamily=52266; transmembrane_helix_parts=Outside_1_4,TMhelix_5_27,Inside_28_261); this encodes MNKKWIFFPFIFLILFGCSALKVNLLSDKTSSLKEKDRVYVAVQKKLKMVAIGDSLTEGIGDKEGKNGYVGRVQELLEQNEYIKEVETVNFGVKGYKTTNLLNMLNKDDVKKELADADIIVLTIGANDLMKVMKSNIFSLTYEPFRKERENYQERLKDIFHVIRSYNKHANLYYIGLYNPFQLTLPDVPEIDVIVQEWNETSAELVAKDSKATYVSIVDIFTQDGERLLSDDEFHPNEKAYTYIAERVYEAIIRDRKIKHE
- a CDS encoding magnesium transporter (product_source=KO:K03284; cath_funfam=1.20.58.340,3.30.460.20; cog=COG0598; ko=KO:K03284; pfam=PF01544; superfamily=143865,144083; transmembrane_helix_parts=Outside_1_121,TMhelix_122_144,Inside_145_250,TMhelix_251_273,Outside_274_287,TMhelix_288_307,Inside_308_312), which codes for MLNIYISKMNGELEEIEEIQNGCWINLVSPTEKEIQFVSNQLQIPIDFIKDALDDEERSRIEKEDHHVLIIVDIPIVSTDDVGATIYDTIPIGMIITETCFITVCLQQNPIFEQFARNKVKGFYTYMKTRFAFQLLYLISTYYLRYLKQINRKTSEIEKELHQSMKNKELFSLLSLEKSLVYFTTSLKANNIVMERLLRLNYLKMYEDDQDLLQDCIIENKQAIEMTEVYSSILSGMMDAFASVISNNVNIVMKFLTAITIVLSIPTLVASFYGMNVPLPFQHEQHASLIPFSISVLLSSITAFIFWKKQYF
- a CDS encoding biotin synthase (product_source=KO:K01012; cath_funfam=3.20.20.70; cog=COG0502; ko=KO:K01012; pfam=PF04055,PF06968; smart=SM00729; superfamily=102114; tigrfam=TIGR00433) produces the protein MGVKWLQLADQVINGYIISRDEALEILHTPDDELLLLLQGAYQIRKHYYGNDVKLNMIMNTKSGLCPEDCGYCSQSAVSTAPIQKYKMLDKESIVKGAKQAYDLNVGTYCIVASGRGPSDKEIDHVIDAVKDIKAQYGLKICACLGILKPGQAERLKEAGVDRYNHNLNTSKNHHENITTTHTYDDRVQTVEKVKKVGISPCSGVIIGMKETKEDVVDMAFSLRELDADSIPVNFLHAISGTPLEGTNELNPRYCLKVLALFRFVNPTKEIRISGGREVNLRSLQPLGLYAANSIFVGDYLTTAGQESTKDHEMLKDLGFHIDFVNENEETLA
- a CDS encoding NOL1/NOP2/sun family putative RNA methylase (product_source=TIGR00446; cath_funfam=3.40.50.150; cog=COG0144,COG3270; pfam=PF01189,PF13636,PF17125,PF17126; superfamily=53335; tigrfam=TIGR00446), with translation MTLPKPFITKMASLLQSESESFFKALKEPKVSGLRIHPLKISKESFINNSPFDLSPILFYEHGFYYNAKKDEPGKHPYHYAGVYYIQEPSAMVPVKILQPQPGQLVLDLCAAPGGKSTQLALMMKNEGLLVSNEIHPKRAKILAENIERLGVRNCVVTNETPERLADHFPQFFDKILVDAPCSGEGMFRKDEEAIKYWSEEHVLRCARTQKEILKSAYKMLRPGGELVYSTCTFSPEENEQVIEWFVENFPNMSLMEVPKDAGMEVGRVDWTLNQRKEMKKCIRLWPHKIKGEGHFVAKLKKENDEEIKISNIKYEKNIVKQRDLTDFLSFEKQVLTKPLRGTFSIQKQQLFLLPEHSPDFGSLKVIRKGLHLGQFKKNRFEPSHHLALSLSASDVKHVYEMSSTEQEWKKYIRGETMATGKDRGWVLLTVDQFPIGWGKETKGILKNFYPKGLRIHF
- a CDS encoding ABC-type nickel/cobalt efflux system permease component RcnA (product_source=COG2215; cog=COG2215; transmembrane_helix_parts=Inside_1_4,TMhelix_5_24,Outside_25_38,TMhelix_39_59,Inside_60_67), which translates into the protein MNKIFITASIITFLIAIYFAGIAYKIYLGGDLAYDLDEIYMNIGYCALFLSIGVYSLHLRDQKKQKR
- a CDS encoding uncharacterized protein (TIGR01732 family) (product_source=TIGR01732; cath_funfam=3.90.180.10; pfam=PF09680; superfamily=56300; tigrfam=TIGR01732; transmembrane_helix_parts=Outside_1_31,TMhelix_32_54,Inside_55_56), with translation MNYSHHESPYYYQQPNMPYYGAPCGYGYPYYGGSSFVLIVVLFILLIIVGSAYIKY
- a CDS encoding uncharacterized protein YpmS (product_source=COG4698; cog=COG4698; pfam=PF09911; transmembrane_helix_parts=Inside_1_6,TMhelix_7_29,Outside_30_194); amino-acid sequence: MNKWKVSFILLLSVNIIAFLFVVSLMNIPKETKKIKPMTINENDYAVIQVMADKQTVTNLVNEYLQKEAKEQPLAYQISIEEDVKLYGSLKAFGRELQLTISFIPEVTADGNVVLSVHNMSVGKLSLPISYVLKYVEKHYELPEAVTIDSADGKVIVHLTDITLQNNYKILAGNIDLKQDQISAKLYVPYHFLK